A window of Ciconia boyciana chromosome 9, ASM3463844v1, whole genome shotgun sequence genomic DNA:
TAACTTGCCAATAACGCAGCAGACACGGCCATCTCTTAAAACGTTTGTTCGGGAGGGGCATAGCTCTGTGCGAAAAAGAATTTGTTCACTATTGAGTATGTAACATCAGGTTTGTGGGCTGACACGAAGAAAGAACCATATGGGTTCTTTTCGGTTGATGAAACCAAATTCGGCCAGGTGTAGTGCAAATCTGGAGAAAGCGAGATCCTTCTCTCTGCTGAAACACGTGCTGCAAGTTAAACTAGCCTGTGGCGGTGTGGGGAAGCAGAGCGGTAGTTAGTGGGCACTACGACAAGAGGAGAGAGAACAAACCATCCCAAACCACGGCACCCTCAGCCACCTCCTTGCAGGCTGGCTGGGGCCCGTGGCACACACCCACACATCACAAAGGAGCTCTCACAGAACGCTTCACCAGGTGCTTTCTTCACTGTAACAGTCCATCCTGCGACCAGCCGTCGGGGCGCAAGCGTTGGGAGCGTTTATGGGAGCACTGGACCGAGGCTGAGCTCCACGTGATGGGTGAGCCAGACGACCCCAGAGGTATGATCGCCTTCCTCGCTGGGCCGGATTAGACCAGTGAGGTTTTTAAACTCGTGCTTCATCTTGAAACTCACGGTCACTTCGCCCTCTTCTTTCTGTGGGGTGACCTTGATGAAAACTCCTACCTTATTGGCTTTTCTGAAGGCAATAACGCtgcaaggcagaaaacaaaagaacactGGGTCAGCCAAGTTCTCAAACAATTGTTCCGAGAGATTTATTCAGACACCACCTGAGAGATGCTCAGTTTATGGCCCATGGGCTGAATATGCCCTGCTAGAACAGCTGCCCTGCTTTGTAGCTTACTCCCCGCTGCTCTTCTTGCAGGGGGGCCacagcccctcctgcctcccGATCAGAACGTGGGCACCCCCTTTATGCTGACAGCTGCTGGCACATCCATCAGACAGAACATGCCTGCTTTGGCCATGGGAGTTCTGTACCCTGCTGTGCAGCGGGGAAGGGCCATAATATACAGCTCAAGTTGCTCTGTAAGAGGCTGCAGAACGTATTCCATTTTGAAGGCTGGGGGCAATTCTGTCACACACCCTACTGTGTAGTTCTCACCGCTACCGTGAATCCCCTGCTTGCAAAGGAAAGGATTACACAGAGTATTCCTGGAGAGAATTAGTACCACCACCTATAACTCAACTGCTGTAACAGCACACCTTGCctcaaagggaagaaatgtcTCCTGAATAGTCCAAACCACAAGCAGAATAACTTGCATTGCTGATATCTGactcccccaaaaaaccaccaccaccaccccgaggaaaacctgaaaaaaaaccccaaaacatgcTGAAGACAGAGAGGAGAGCGAGTTACTTGGTTGAAGTGCCAAGTTTTTAAGGGACAGGATCCCCACAGGACAGACAACACTCACTCAGGGTCATCCTGGAAGTCTTGAGGCTCTGCCAGCTCATCATATTCTGCCGCAGCATCTTTGCCAGCCAGAATAAGTTCCTTGGGAGGAACTGCCACCTGAAACAGAGCACGAAGAGAAGAAGCCTTTCAGCACTGATCACCACCTACACTGTGAGCAGGAGAGAGCCCTCCCCTTCTGAGGGCTGCTTTACTACAGTTTAACAGAAAAGTGATTCATCCTCGGCTTTCCTCCACTCTGGTACCAGCTGGTTACCACTCTACCAGTGAAGTCGTGTATTTCTCCCTTGGGTTCCGGATCTCATACAACAGAcacaatttcaaaatactttatgAACCGATGTTTACATCGGTGACAGTCATTTAAGCTCCAAGGAGGAAAATGCAACACAGTCAGCAGGGACTGAAGGACATATGAAAAGCGTGACCTGTGGAAGGATAAATGGTAATGGAAAGCCTTGGAAGAGGCCTGGGCTCACACAGCAGGACGGTACCATACCTTGGCAGTGCTGTTGATGTTATCAGGGTCTCCCTCCTCACACTCCAGCAGTGTGACATGCGTGATGTTCTCCACTGGATTGGTCAGAGTCAGAAGGACTTGGCTCTCCTGGGGAGATTCAGGAATCACAGTTCAAGAAGCAATTACTCTAAAATTCATTGTTATTGTTAGCACCTCCATCTTCTGTGACTGATTAACGCCTTCAAAAATTGCATCACATATCCACGGATAACAATGGATAATGAACACCTCCCGTCCATGAGAAAGGTGTCAATGCCATGCAGCACTCTTTCTTAATATAAGAAACACACATCTTTGGAATCTAGCCAAGATCTCAACTCCACACCTTTTATTCTTCAGATATTGGTGTGTGCTTGTGATGCCAGATGTCACACTGCATGGTACTCTACTCCTGCAGAGTGATGAGTTCATGCAGTGTTATTCTGACTACTCCCTTAAACCCTGCACCCTCTCTAAATGGAGTGAGTGAAGCCCTCAGGGAACAATCATCACACCATGTCATCTTCCAAAAAGATCCCACATCCACACCTCCCGGCTCTGTCTCACCCTAAGACGTTTCTAGAAAAAACTACTGACCTTCATGTAGCGCAGGTTGGGAATAGACATGATTCTCACTTCAGGAATATAGTTACTACAAGAAGAACAAAGCAAATTACCATGATGGACTGTGTTGCTGTTTATAACCTACCTCTTGAAGTAGAGGAATGTATTCACAGACATCCATCTAACTCATTCAATGCTATTAGAGCTTAgcttacattaaaaagaaaaacgaAGTGCCCTTTTGCTATATAAACCTAATCCTACAGACTCCTGCTACCATGCAGGGCTGGCACAGCATGCAGTGCCTTTTTCAAACTGCTAAAGTCTTCAGCAAGCTTTTTAGTAGATCAGGAAGCAAACGTACTACAGATaagctaaatatatttaaaaaggtGATTACACCATCCTAAGAGATGACACAACCACACAAGAGGTCAAATCAAGAgtacaaaagaaaggaaaatagaaggCATTTACTACGTATTGATAGGCATTGTTCTCCCCAGTACCCATATCTTACTTACACAGCAACCAGCTGGATCTTGAATTTGATGGATGTTGGATTGAATTCCGGTTTGCTCAGGTTATGTTCACATCGCTAGACACAAAGATATTTTAGTCAGCACCAAAAGACAGCGTCCAGTCACACACCAAAGAATCAGAGCTGCAAGCACAGTGCCACTGGCCACGGCATTACCAGCCTCTAGCACAGCGCACATAAAAACTACCTCGGGATGCGTGTAGCCGTAGCTGTGTCAAGTTATTGATACTCCAAAAATGTCATATCCAGCACTATCAGTGCAATCTCAGAAACATGAGATTTGGAACCAGGCCTAAAAACACTTGGACACCCACTGACTGCAGCAGGAAGAAGGCACAAATACCTGCAAGCCCTTTGACTTACACTTCagaatctattaaaaaaacaaacagctggaACTCAAGACTGATCTCCTCATAAACTACTCTTTGAACACAGGCTCAGCCTGACATTacttatttctgagaaaatattctgcatttgcaaagcaTTCTGCATCTTAAATACTTAAAAGATTATTGCTCTACTACTCTAGGAACTAGATAAATATCCCAGTTTCActaagaaagcaagcagctttttaaagacCATGTAGTACGCCAACAGCAGAACTTGGATGTAATTCTTGCCAATTGTCActtcccagctctctgcttttcttctctgaaataacCTCTTTCCGCCTTCACTCTAAGGGCATCTTCAGTATTCTACAGTGCCTCTCCCTAATGTTTGCTGActtgatttttgtcttcagtaatagcagaaatttttaaattccGACTGTACTGGCAGCCTTCTATGATTCCTTGGATAGGCAGAGCACACAGACCCTTACGCAAAACCACCTTTGTATCTTAATGCATCTTTGACAATATTGTCTCCCTTTCACAATATTCACGTCAGAGATGCAACAGTCTCCTTCGTCTCCTAGTGCTGTTACCAGTAATTTGGTTGGGAACTTTCAACACCCAGAAGCATTTGagcagtttattttaagaagaaacacACAGCCCATATCCCACAATCCCCAGTTCTGTGAGCctagaaaaagcattttttaaatatttaattacctACCCGACAGCGCAGCGAGCGTTTGATCAGGAGGTGCTTATGACGTGGGTACAGCTGGGAAGCACAGATCGGCTGGAAGTCAGGCTGCAGCAGACGCTGACGCAGAGTCGTCACTGGGTGCACAACAGAAATCAAGACCAAATTAACGTCTCGCTCAGGCACTGAAACTTGAGCTAGATTGTATGCATGCACTGGCCTAAGAGCAAGTATGCCATGTGCTGTGTGCAGACATGCTACAATCTAAGAAACTTAAATTCACCTGCACCCAATAATTCAGAAGCCACTGGCAAGTATCCCTGTTTCTAGCAGTGAATGAATGGAAGGTAAGAGTTGTAGAAAGGGCTGCCCTGACCGGGCACGGTAACACTAGAGCAACGTCAATGTCAGCCCAGGAGAAACAAAGGACCCTGATCTCTATTCAAAGCTCAGCTGGGGTGGAAACAGAATTTTGTAATCATCTAGAAAGTAAGTTCTTTCCCCTCCACAGGCAAATCAGTTTTCATAGCTTTGTTGCCCTCACAGCTGGGTGCTGCACAAGTACAATATACAGCTTCTCAGCAAGGAGTTTGCATAACTCAGACTCACGCATAGAATTAGTGACTACATAGTTCCCAAGGCAAGGAACTCCAGCAGCCAAACTTCCCATGGGCTTCTCCCAAAAAAACAGGCTCCTCACTGTTCCCAGTGTCTAACAGGCAGTGAGCCACCTGGCAGCCTTTCCCTCACTGTGGGGAACCATGAAAGTTGTCTTCTTTACCAGCATCATACTCTCACAATGCTGACAGTCTCATGAGAAAAGGAGACCAAGACGATCTACCCCTTTCCATACACCTTTCAGGAATTAATATTGGCAGACCTTGTAGGCCTGCAGGGCTACCAAGAACATCTGTCCTACTTAGAGCCACCTCAGCAGAAAGTCCACATCGCTTCTTGTACCTGCTGTTTTATCCCATTCGCTCCCAAGTTTCGTTGACCAATTTACAACATTTACTGATGAAATCATGAGCCAGCTAAATAACTGGCAAGTGTATGCAAGCTGTTCCAAGCTGATGTCAAAGTAATGCGCAATTGTTACTTAACAGGTCAGTTAAGGTTCCAACACCCCAGTAGCTCAGCTACTGGGGTGTTGGAACCTTATTTCCTGCTATTATTTGAAAAAGGACGTCAGCTCTTTTCTCCACCCAAAAGTTGACACTTCACATGCAGAGAAATTAAGGTcagcaagaaaatgaaacaaccGTTAAGAGGCCTGACGTATTTGGCTCTGAACTTTCCATGTACAACATGAAGCTGAGGCTGCATTCaaaattaccatttaaaaaGTCACAAATTTCCCACCATTTCAATCCCAGCATAAAAATTACTAAAACCTCAGGCCATTAGGAACCCCACAGACAAGTTTCCAGGCACTGCCCATGTTATAAAATGTAAGGGCAAGAAGTGACAGAATATTAAGGTGCTACCTTCTGTCAGATTGATTGGTCTCGTGTAGTAATCCTCAGGAAGAGGTTCCACTTCTTCCACTGCATCAGCTGGCTCAATCTTGATCTCCTTCTGGTCCTCTCCTTCTTTCAGCCTGAAGCAAAGTGAGGGACAACTTGGTCATAAAATATGGCACGCATGCTCTGACAGACAGCAACAGCGGTAACTGCATTATAACACAGAAGGCAGCGAGAGCTGAGATTGCAAGACAATAGTAACTGCACAAGGACGTGAGCAGTCACTTGTTTCTATtaggagaaagcaaaacatctgGAGCTGCTGCACAGAGATGCCCGAGGATTTGACATCTCTCTAATGCTCCAAAGAAGAAAGCTCCTGTCGCTGCTGTCTCCTAATATGTTCATCATCTTTCTGAAGTTGTTTTACTGTTCTCTAGGAGGTTGCCTACACCTCCTGTCCTTCCCACAAAGGTAACCCCAACCCTGAGACTCACGAGAGTCCAGCAAGGGCACTGATCGGTGCTCCGGGCCTCTGGCGTTGAAGCCTGGTTCCCAAGCCATATTTGTCctataaggaaaaaaggaactgTTAGCTTCAGGTCTGCTTCCTGCCAGGACAAAAAGACCTACTGCAAACTCATCCTTTGAGCTGCATGACAAGCATAGGGAgacaagcaaaggaaagcaaaaagggaaaggtATTCAATGCTtcccaagattttttttctgctcaaacTGTTAGTAAGGAGAAAACAATTACCACTGCACTGCAGACGGGGAGAGACAGATGTGGCTACCACTTATAAagcttttgctctttccttaAATCACCAGCCTGCACTACTGACACATTTGTCCCTTGATCTTCTCTTCAGAGCAACTGCATGTCAAGTAGTGGAGAATGAGAGCTCAACCGCCAAAAAACCTGGGCCAACATGGGTACGCATCCATCTGAAATGCTCTGAGGCACTACTAGAAGCAGCTGGAAGGTTCAACCTACAAGAAGCCTTGTTACCTACAGGTCTCTCTTGCCAGGCACCACCAATTGGAAGGAATAGCTGAGCTACTCCTCAGCTTTCTACAGCTGAACTGCACACAGGGTGCTTGGAGGCAAAAATCTTCCTTCGGGGCAGGACTGAAAACCTGAATTCTCACCAAATGAGAAATCTGAGCATCAGCCTACCCTGGTGATTTTTCAAGGATCAGAAGATTAATGTTAGTGGCATTTGCCTCAGGCAGACAGATAGCTGCGTCTCAGCCAAGCTTTGTGAAGGACTGCTTTTCAAGTGTGCGTTACTTACCCAGAGACACCACCCTGTTCGTAAGctaacaaaaaaacattttttttgtaacaaatgTTACCCTCTAACTAGTTAGCCTTCAGGTGCGTTTGTTCTAGGCACATCCAAGTCAGAGACCCCGAGGCAAGGTGAAGAGTAGGATCTGTTACTGCCTTTCAGTTGGTACCATGAGAGCTTTAACACCAGCAGAAACTGTGAAAAGACTTACCACTACGTGTATAGTGTGTTGCTGTGGAGAGCCCCCAAAATAGCAGCAGGTAGCAACGGAGACAAAAAATGCAGCCATAAGACACAAGCAAGGGCACAGAGCAAGCACAGTTCATTGAGAAGTAGCAAGCATATGCAGAGTCACCCAGCTAAACAAAAGTAAGCATTTACCTGCCAGTTACAATAAACAAGTCATTCAGGCCGCAACCAAGTCTTAAGGTTAATTTCAGTTGAGACTTCATGCAGAAAAGTGCCAGACAATCCTGACCTAACTGTCACTGAGTTGTGGTATGCAACTGTCCTGAGAAAGAGCTACCACTGGTATCGTGACTGCGGTTGCACTGCATTTCACTGCTGGATAACATATTCCTTTGCATGGCAAGTATAAACCCTTCTGGCATTATCAGAGAGGACTATTAGAGAGAGAGGAAATGTAATACACAAGAATGAGTGTAAAACTACTTGTCCCCAAAGAAACCCATGCGCCCCAGCACATTTTCTTCAGGTTGttctcaataaaaaaaaagctgagtaGCCCTACTGTGCTACCAACTATCTAATCTTCCAAGCTGAGGTTGTTGTGCATTACTTTTCCTGCTCTGAGAGCACAGTACTCTCAGCTCACCGAAAAGGCCAGGGGCATGTAGTTTCGGCGCCGCACCAGCTTCTTCCGGTCCCGCTCGATCTTCTCTTTCTGAGCCAACTGCTGGTAGTACTCAACCAGTTTGTTAATCTGGAGggatgaaaaggaagagatacCCAGTGAACGGGGAACAAATGCCAGATCAGCTGCTATTTGCTTGTGAACAAGCTGGGGGTCCTGCTACTTGTTTCACTCTGTTCCTAGTACTAGCTGTATTTTGAAGGATACACGTTAAAGAAGCCTGTGCGTCTTAACATGTCTTAACCCACAATGCAGGTGACAAACTGACCCTCCTTTGGGAATGACATCTATCGGAGAGCAGTGTCCAATTCTCACTTTGCAGTTAGGCAACTGAGACTTTGTTCATGCATCTTCCATGACTGGACAGAGTTAACGTCCTGTGGCCAAAAATGAGCAATTTGGATTAGTGGAGCAAGTGgcatccttccccccccacaAAGCTGATCACATTTAGCGTAGAGCCCTAACTGGTGACAGGGAAGGGCAGTAAAGGTGCAGCTCTGTTTTCCAGATCCCAGACACACTCTTGATcggaaaacagcttttttcacATACATACGCAGCACATTCATTGGTGTCGTTTTAACCACACTATTAGATATGATGTTTTCAACcgagtttcttctgaaaaggaGATTGTATACTGCAGTAACAGGAGAGCCTCTAGGAGGCCTTCCTTCCATTGAATTCAGTCAAGGTGGAGATTAGGAACTGGAACTGGTATCTGAAGGATTATATAGATGCAGAAAAAGTGATTGAGAGGGCCTGGTGTCTCTAACAGCTCCTTCTAGCTGATGCATCTCAGCCTAAGCGTGGCCTTCCCCCTCACTCACCCTCTGTGTGTGAGGATTCTCCGGCTCCTGCCAACCACCACTAGCtgcatgagaaagagaaaaaacaaagtccTCAGGAGAAGATTTCCAGACTCCACACAGAAATCACATCTAACACCCATCTATCTCGGTCTTACTCATGAAATACGACATTCCCTATTTTTGCTACACTTACCATTGCAATTCTTTAAGTTTACACCTGCACAAATATATGCCTCTGAAAGCTTTTCACAGGCAGGTTTGGGCTGAAGGAGCTTCACCAGCTTTTAtgctctgtttttaaacaactgCTGTTTGAGAGAGACTCAGGACAGCATCTAGGAGTCACTTTAGCAGCAGGTACGCGAGTTTACAAGAACAGTCTCTTATTACTGGCTGCCCATGTCCCTGCATCTTCAGCTCCCAGCCTTCAGTCACATAAACACTGGAAGTCAGAGGATCTGCTTGGTCTACTCAGCCCCATTTCTGGAGCCCGACAGATATTTTCTGCATGTCTTATGCACCAAGAAATAGATGAAAGCTTTGTTCCAGTGCTGTCATAAATAGAAAAACCAAGTACAAACACTGACTAGCAACCCTGGAATAAGCCTAAGCAAacaaaagtgacagaaaataaattagatgtTTATGCTGTCAGACAGAGTGGCTTCAAAGTCTCTGAAGGTATACAAACAAGGTCTCAACTGTGGGGAGAGCGCACCAACTAAAAAAGCCCCTCGTTTGACAGCTTTCTCATTAGTCAGGTAACACAAGCATGGAAGTGGGTCACATGTTGCACTAACTCATCTCAGCTCTTCAGATGATACTTCAGCAACAAACTGTTCTCCTGTGAATTTTCAACTGTGACTCAAAACCTGGACAGATATTACGTATATGGTACAgccagaaattaatttgattatCTGTTACCTTCAAAACACATACTGGGCTCCTGCTGTTActcagttttctgtctttgactGTCACTTACCGACAGATTTATCTGCCATGCCCACATCCCGGGAAGTCCAGCGGCAAAATCCACAGGCCAAGTAATATGCTTTCTTCATGGTAGTCTTGGCCGGGTCATCAGGGAGTGGAGCGGGAATGCTCGTGGCCCGGGTGGAAAGGGTGTGCATGCAGCAGGGGCAGTCAAAGCAGTTAGCACACCTGTAAAGAGGAAGGCCTATAAGACAGTGTTCTGACAAGGATCCCAGGCTGAGGAAAATGCTCTCAACAAGCAGATCAAGATTAAACCAACAGACCTTTTCAGCTTATGCAACAGCATTAGGGAAAAGGGGCAACAGAGTCATCAACAGAAACAGGAGGGGTTCAGAGTCAACATAAGAATGGTGACAGTGAGCAATACTGGGTGATACTAAAAAACCCTTTGTATTGTGAGAGCAGGTCATCAAAAAAACTAGAACACGAAGAGCACGATACCTCATGGAAAGACACTTATTCCCCAAAACAGACTAAAAGGTAACAAGAAGCGATGTTATTTTTGAAGAGAGTTTCAGATGCACGTGATCAGGTATTGATTAAGGAAGGAGCCGTTTAAAATCGTGAGTCTTGATGAAAAAAGCCAAAGTGACCTTACCTATTCTTTTTTAGCTTGGCTTCAGCTGAAGGCATGTTTTCCAGGCAGCTGGGGCAGTAGTGAGAGTCCACCTGATGAACAAGACGGTCACATCACACTTCCTGGCACGTGTTTGTCTAGACAgcatgctggcagcagcctgaaACTCTGCCGCACAATTTAACAAGGCTTTGTGTCTGACAACAGACAGATGAAGTCAATGAAGACTTGAGACATCTTTTTGGTATCTGAAACCTTAGCCCATCTCAGCCAAATTTTGATCTTTAATAATGTAAGTCAGAAGGTTTCCTAAGTCAGGATAGATTAAACTACTCCGCCtagtaaatggaaaaaggaCAACTGCGTATTTTGCGGTCACAAGAATTTAACTTTCCAGCTTTAACAGCAGGTTTTAACATgctattttccatttatatcTACATTTATTCTGCCCTTGTACTTACACTGGTCAGAAATCCATGCATTTCAGAAAACGTTTTGTATCTGTCTGTTGTCACAAACTAATTTTGCTAATTAAAAGAAGAGGAGCAAGAAGGGGGTCCCcttcctgaagaagaaaaccaaacttATCGTTAAACATGGAAATGCACAATGACTGCACTCATGACGTCATGGAGGATTCACGACAGATGCAGCCTGGTGACAAAtctattttctgctcttcagaggcTTTGACGTTCATAAAGAGATACCTCTTCTGAGGGTTGCATGGTcattttttcaaggtttttcaAATCTACCGTAATGTCTTAATTGACCCAGACTTCCACAAAACCAATTTTACCAATTTTATTATGACGACCTGAGAAGTCACACGAGCAGCCCCAGGATCAAGGCTTGCCCGTGTCCTGCTCTGCACAAAAGCAGTGCTCCTCGCAGGCCCCCACGCACCGGCAGACTATCGCCCCAGCCCGATGACGACGTACAGCTTAAGGCTTCAGCCATTCCTGGACAAAGAACAAACCCTCCGCAGCAGAAATCCCACTGTACAACGTGAGGAGGAAGCTCGTCCAGGTGGAAATAAATTCACACCAAAGACTCTCAGCCCCGACTTCATTCTCAAAACAAGGGCGATGCTCTCGGGCCTCAGCACGCCGAAGGCGTGGGTTTGTCACTTCGACAGCAAGCGCTGCAAACGCCACCTCATCCAGCAAATCCCGGCAAGCCCTGGGGGCCGTCCGAGAGCAGCTCTCCCCCCGTCAGACAGCACCAGCCCACGCCCGGGAACGGTGCGGGAGCTCCCGGCCCTGCTCGGTCTTCGCCCCAGGCCCGGCCCCACGGAGGGGTGTGGGTCGGTGGGTCTccctgccccgccccggccgggccctgTGGGCATGTGTGCGTGGGAGGGGGTCCTCgtccccccgggccgggccccgtggaggagcggggggggggggggtgtccctgctgccccggccgggccccgtGGAGTGGGGGCccgtggggggaggggggcacatCCCCGATGAGGGGAAGCCGCCTCTCGCGGCAGCCCCCACCCCTGGTACGGGCGCCTCAGCCAATCACAGCCCGAACTCCGCCGACGGACAATCGCGCAGAGCCAATCCAACGCAAGGCACCGCCCTTTCCTTCATCCACTGCCAATCACCCCGCTCCATGAAGGCACCGCTGTGCCCACCCCTTAGCAGCGCCACCAACCAATAGCCTAGCAGACGGCGAGCGAGCGGCAGGAGAGCCGCCCAATCGGTGCGCGCAGAGAGAGCAACGTCCCGCCCCATcgcacccgggctgcgggcgcggcgcggccgggccaCCGTTACCTCGTGCGAGACGCACTCCAGGGAGCGGAGCTCGCTGCAGTACCGGCAGAAGTACAGCTGCGACAGCGGCGCCCGCATCTCCTTCTCGCCGCGCACCAGGTACAGCACCCGCTCCGACTGCAGCAGCGACGCCATCTTGGGAGGGGGacggcggccgccgcgccgccgccgtcAGACGTCACCGCCGTCAGACGTCACCGCCAGACGTcaccgcgccgccccgcccacGTGCCCCCAGGGGGCGGGGGCGGTGGCTGCCCCGCGTCCCGCCCGTGCCGCGCCGCGGCCGCGGTCACGGTCACCTGCGGGCCCGAGCTCCCGGCGCCGCCCGGAGCGTGTCCGTGCCCCGGCGGTGCCGGAGGCCGCGCTTCCCCCGCTCGGCAGGGCTTCCCCCGGGCCGCCGCAGAGCCGCGCCTtgcccgcggcggggagggagagCGGCCGCGCCCCCGCtctgcccgcggcggggccctggctcacccccgtgtccccctgcgAGGCTGTACGCTCGCCCGCCTGCTCctctgggctgggagggggagctgctggggcagcggggccggggccgccagcctggctgctccgCACGGCCCAGAGCTGTGGTAACGCGTTCTGCTGGgctctttctgtttcctttccctgaGCCTTCGTGCACGCTCGCTTCGCTGCCCTCGTTATTCCCCTCGGAACCCACAAGGTGCCAGACTTCTTCATACCCCAAAGGTGGGGTGGCTAGGACGGGGTGCTGACAAACCAGCACAGCAACGACAGACATCCCCGTGTGCTGGGATCTGCAGAGGAAGCGGGGAGGTCTCTggatgctgtgctgtgctgtgtgtcCAGAGGACAGAGTTTGCATCA
This region includes:
- the DCTN4 gene encoding dynactin subunit 4 isoform X1, translating into MASLLQSERVLYLVRGEKEMRAPLSQLYFCRYCSELRSLECVSHEVDSHYCPSCLENMPSAEAKLKKNRCANCFDCPCCMHTLSTRATSIPAPLPDDPAKTTMKKAYYLACGFCRWTSRDVGMADKSVASGGWQEPENPHTQRINKLVEYYQQLAQKEKIERDRKKLVRRRNYMPLAFSDKYGLGTRLQRQRPGAPISALAGLSLKEGEDQKEIKIEPADAVEEVEPLPEDYYTRPINLTEVTTLRQRLLQPDFQPICASQLYPRHKHLLIKRSLRCRRCEHNLSKPEFNPTSIKFKIQLVAVNYIPEVRIMSIPNLRYMKESQVLLTLTNPVENITHVTLLECEEGDPDNINSTAKVAVPPKELILAGKDAAAEYDELAEPQDFQDDPDVIAFRKANKVGVFIKVTPQKEEGEVTVSFKMKHEFKNLTGLIRPSEEGDHTSGVVWLTHHVELSLGPVLP
- the DCTN4 gene encoding dynactin subunit 4 isoform X2, coding for MAEALSCTSSSGWGDSLPVDSHYCPSCLENMPSAEAKLKKNRCANCFDCPCCMHTLSTRATSIPAPLPDDPAKTTMKKAYYLACGFCRWTSRDVGMADKSVASGGWQEPENPHTQRINKLVEYYQQLAQKEKIERDRKKLVRRRNYMPLAFSDKYGLGTRLQRQRPGAPISALAGLSLKEGEDQKEIKIEPADAVEEVEPLPEDYYTRPINLTEVTTLRQRLLQPDFQPICASQLYPRHKHLLIKRSLRCRRCEHNLSKPEFNPTSIKFKIQLVAVNYIPEVRIMSIPNLRYMKESQVLLTLTNPVENITHVTLLECEEGDPDNINSTAKVAVPPKELILAGKDAAAEYDELAEPQDFQDDPDVIAFRKANKVGVFIKVTPQKEEGEVTVSFKMKHEFKNLTGLIRPSEEGDHTSGVVWLTHHVELSLGPVLP
- the DCTN4 gene encoding dynactin subunit 4 isoform X3; its protein translation is MPSAEAKLKKNRCANCFDCPCCMHTLSTRATSIPAPLPDDPAKTTMKKAYYLACGFCRWTSRDVGMADKSVASGGWQEPENPHTQRINKLVEYYQQLAQKEKIERDRKKLVRRRNYMPLAFSDKYGLGTRLQRQRPGAPISALAGLSLKEGEDQKEIKIEPADAVEEVEPLPEDYYTRPINLTEVTTLRQRLLQPDFQPICASQLYPRHKHLLIKRSLRCRRCEHNLSKPEFNPTSIKFKIQLVAVNYIPEVRIMSIPNLRYMKESQVLLTLTNPVENITHVTLLECEEGDPDNINSTAKVAVPPKELILAGKDAAAEYDELAEPQDFQDDPDVIAFRKANKVGVFIKVTPQKEEGEVTVSFKMKHEFKNLTGLIRPSEEGDHTSGVVWLTHHVELSLGPVLP